One Chitinophaga parva DNA segment encodes these proteins:
- a CDS encoding SDR family oxidoreductase, whose protein sequence is MATQRKIALVTGGSRGLGKNMALALAHKGIDVVLTYNSKKDEAEAVVKEIENTGVKAAALQFNVGDTGSFPAFIATLKATLQSNFGADKFNFLVNNAGVGVYASVTETTEAQFDDMVNIHLKGVYFLTQRCLPILADGGRIINISSGLARFSTPGFSAYAAMKGAIEVYTRYLAKELGARGIAANVVAPGAIATDFGGGMVRDNEQANKMVAGVTALGRVGEPDDIGGVVAFLCTEEARWINAQRIEASGGMNL, encoded by the coding sequence ATGGCAACACAAAGAAAGATCGCACTGGTTACCGGCGGCAGCCGCGGGCTAGGCAAGAACATGGCACTCGCCCTTGCACACAAGGGCATTGATGTGGTGCTCACCTACAACAGTAAAAAAGACGAGGCTGAAGCCGTTGTAAAGGAAATAGAGAACACCGGCGTTAAAGCCGCCGCCCTGCAGTTCAACGTGGGTGACACCGGCAGCTTCCCCGCTTTTATAGCAACCCTGAAAGCCACGCTGCAAAGCAATTTTGGCGCAGACAAGTTCAACTTCCTGGTCAACAATGCCGGCGTAGGCGTGTATGCGTCTGTAACAGAAACCACCGAAGCGCAGTTTGACGACATGGTGAACATCCACCTCAAAGGCGTGTACTTCCTCACCCAGCGCTGCCTGCCCATCCTGGCAGATGGAGGCCGCATCATCAACATCTCTTCCGGCCTGGCACGTTTCAGCACTCCTGGTTTCTCTGCCTATGCAGCCATGAAAGGCGCCATTGAAGTGTACACCCGTTACCTGGCCAAGGAACTGGGCGCCCGCGGCATTGCGGCCAATGTGGTGGCACCAGGGGCTATTGCCACAGACTTTGGCGGCGGCATGGTACGGGATAATGAACAGGCCAACAAAATGGTGGCAGGGGTTACCGCCCTGGGCCGCGTGGGCGAGCCGGATGATATTGGCGGCGTGGTAGCCTTCCTCTGCACGGAAGAAGCTCGCTGGATCAATGCACA
- a CDS encoding helix-turn-helix domain-containing protein has protein sequence MPSTSIPKKVLSRKDEITEQFLALVDQHLQDIRNNSVEKTYHTADLARLLFVHPVHLTNTIKLTTGKSPCDHLEEGLIAEAYRLLATTTLSVADVGYRLTYSTPSNFAKFFKNMTGMTPLQYRKSLQEAQKN, from the coding sequence ATGCCAAGCACCTCTATTCCTAAAAAAGTATTGTCCCGCAAGGACGAGATCACGGAGCAGTTCCTGGCCCTGGTGGACCAGCACCTGCAGGACATCCGTAACAACAGCGTGGAGAAGACGTACCACACGGCCGACCTGGCCCGCCTGCTTTTTGTGCACCCGGTGCACCTGACCAATACCATTAAGCTCACCACCGGTAAAAGCCCGTGCGACCACCTGGAAGAAGGCCTGATCGCCGAGGCATACCGCCTGCTGGCCACCACAACCCTTTCCGTGGCAGACGTGGGCTACCGCCTCACGTACAGTACCCCGTCCAATTTTGCGAAGTTCTTCAAGAACATGACCGGCATGACGCCGCTGCAATACCGGAAGTCGCTGCAGGAAGCTCAAAAAAACTGA